The following coding sequences lie in one Arachis ipaensis cultivar K30076 chromosome B03, Araip1.1, whole genome shotgun sequence genomic window:
- the LOC107634157 gene encoding uncharacterized protein LOC107634157, translated as MMMMKGTTMIRLFSVVVLVGLCHLICLTRAVPITRTQSLIMHKGPQVDAALLAVENINNHNVNLQREVVIIRERDLEETRSSSAVNTERMGLLELHDYPPTGANDRHNPKSPSP; from the exons atgatgatgatgaaaggcACCACAATGATTCGCTTGTTCTCTGTTGTTGTTCTAGTAGGGCTCTGTCATCTGATATGCTTGACGAGAGCAGTCCCTATCACAA GAACCCAAAGCCTTATTATGCATAAAGGTCCCCAAGTTGATGCTGCTTTATTGGCGGTGGAGAATATCAACAACCACAACGTTAACCTACAACGA GAAGTTGTCATCATCAGAGAAAGAGACTTGGAGGAGACAAGAAGTAGTTCAGCCGTTAATACTGAGAGGATGGGGTTGTTGGAACTGCATGACTACCCACCTACAGGGGCTAATGACCGTCATAATCCAAAATCACCATCTCCATAG
- the LOC107632447 gene encoding uncharacterized protein LOC107632447, whose protein sequence is MSAEHRVIESNRLKYHVQCRQADNGCQLSLRVVFRQNLEYWEVWRVGGVHSCLTPTMSQNHRQLDSNLICRIILPLIQSNPFVSISILQGAVQASYHFKPSYRKVWMAKQKAIAQICGDWEESYNKVSKLLQALQSCFPGTICDLRVKPFYDGHLLVCDCSMFDKVFWSFPSCVEAFKHCKSFVSVDGTHLYGRYGGVLLIAVAQYGNSNILPIAFAIVESESTESWSFFLTNLRRHITPQDGLLVIFESTESWSFFLTNLEVSRPGVIRRLV, encoded by the exons ATGAGTGCGGAGCACCGGGTGATCGAATCGAACCggttaaagtaccatgtgcaatGCCGTCAAGCTGATAATGGGTGTCAATTGAGCCTCCGTGTGGTCTTTCGACAGAATCTCGAATACTG GGAGGTTTGGAGGGTGGGTGGAGTGCACAGTTGTTTAACACCCACCATGTCTCAAAACCATCGTCAGTTAGACAGCAATCTGATCTGCAGGATCATCTTGCCGTTGATTCAGTCCAACCCCTTTGTAAGCATTTCGATTTTACAAGGTGCGGTTCAAGcaagctatcacttcaaaccaTCCTACAGAAAGGTGTGGATGGCCAAGCAGAAGGCAATTGCACAAATATGTGGGGATTGGGAAGAGTCGTACAATAAAGTTTCGAAGTTGCTTCAGGCACTGCAGAGCTGTTTTCCTGGTACCATTTGTGACCTACGCGTTAAACCGTTCTACGATGGACACCTTTTGGTATGTGACTGCAGTATGTTCGACAAGGTATTTTGGTCTTTCCCGTCATGTGTCGAGGCCTTCAAGCATTGCAAGTCCTTTGTCTCCGTAGATGGTACACATCTGTATGGCAGGTATGGTGGTGTGTTGCTTATTGCGGTGGCGCAATATGGGAATAGCAACATCCTGCCTATTGCTTTTGCCATTGTGGAGTCTGAGAGTACCGAGTCATGGTCGTTCTTCCTAACTAATCTGAGACGCCACATCACCCCACAAGACGGCCTATTGGTTATCTTCGAGAGCACCGAGTCATGGTCGTTCTTCCTAACTAACCTCGAAGTCAGCCGCCCCGGCGTAATACGACGTCTCGTTTAG